One stretch of Vespula vulgaris chromosome 20, iyVesVulg1.1, whole genome shotgun sequence DNA includes these proteins:
- the LOC127071087 gene encoding transmembrane protein 98-like isoform X1, producing MSSPVSISNSASLTGTNGMETVVAVALGALAAVFLGALLVLLVICRRQRCYYNQKDSPDLSSDLLEGENNPGLGLGTWESEEWLAGAERWVDDATGLAPPCIAVLRSCHALAASLTAIAGTVNSNTVPLEIVDVARRIPPRVDDVVRSLYPPLDARLLEARVAALVLAVTHLALVTKHGVPKSQARKLTFIDQALNDMDSHLLILRNAALAQEAVCSIPASTSV from the exons atgagTTCACCAGTGTCAATAAGTAATTCTGCTTCACTGACTGGTACTAATGGAATGGAaacagtagtagcagtagcactTGGCGCGCTTGCTGCTGTTTTTCTTGGTGCTCTCTTGGTACTCCTTGTCATTTGTCGTAGACAACGTTGTTATTAT aatcaAAAAGATTCGCCAGATCTCAGTTCTGATTTGTTAGAAGGAGAGAATAATCCTGGATTAGGTTTGGGTACTTGGGAAAGCGAAGAATGGCTCGCTGGTGCTGAaag aTGGGTTGACGATGCTACTGGCTTAGCACCTCCTTGTATCGCGGTACTTCGTTCTTGTCATGCTTTGGCAGCAAGTCTTACTGCTATTGCAGGAACAGTGAATAGTAATACAGTACCATTGGAAATAGTAGAC gTTGCTAGAAGGATTCCACCTCGTGTTGATGACGTAGTTCGAAGTTTATATCCACCTTTGGATGCAAGACTATTGGAAGCCAGAGTAGCTGCATTGGTATTAGCTGTTACTCATTTAGCATTAGTGACTAAACATGGTGTTCCCAAAAGTCAAGCTAGAAAATTAACATTCATAGATCAGGCATTGAACGACATGGATTCacatttgttaattttaagaAATGCTGCGTTAGCGCAAGAGGCTGTATGTTCTATCCCAGCTTCTACATCggtctaa
- the LOC127071086 gene encoding ubiquitin-conjugating enzyme E2 J2, giving the protein MVRMNKKPNSATARLKQDYLRLKKDPVPYVLAEPVPSNILEWHYVVKGPEKTPYEGGFYHGKLVFPGEFPFQPPSIYMTTPNGRFKVNTKLCLSNTDFHPDTWNPAWSVSTILTGLLSFMIEKSPTFGSITTTDYEKRELAMQSLEYNLRDKMFCELFPETVEVIKAELERRKELEKQARHQSTASEVSSLIRDQLHREQSPLHGAITNLVVLVGFAAFAFIVKYVLRSIATEYSKSE; this is encoded by the exons ATGgtaagaatgaataaaaaaccTAACAGTGCAACAGCTCGCTTAAAGCAGGATTACTTACGTCTTAAAAAGGATCCTGTCCCATATGTTTTGGCAGAACCGGTACCttctaatatattagaatg gCACTATGTAGTTAAAGGACCAGAAAAGACACCGTACGAAGGAGGATTTTATCACGGAAAGCTTGTATTTCCTGGAGAATTTCCATTCCAACCTCCTAGCATTTATATGACTACTCCAAACGGTCGATTTAAAGTTAATACAAAACTTTGTTTATCAAACACCGATTTTCATCCTGATACATGGAATCCTGCTTGGAGTGTATCTACTATTCTTACAGGATTGCTTAGTTTTAtg ATTGAAAAGAGCCCGACTTTCGGCAGTATTACTACAAcagattatgaaaaaagagagttaGCAATGCAAAGTTTGGAATATAATCTACGCGACAAAATGTTTTGCGAATTATTTCCAGAAACGGTTGaa GTTATAAAAGCGGAATTAGAACGCAGAAAAGAATTAGAGAAACAAGCAAGGCATCAGTCTACCGCTTCAGAAGTTTCTTCCTTAATACGAGATCAACTACATAGAGAACAAAGTCCGTTACATGGTGCGATTACTAATCTCGTAGTTTTGGTTGGTTTTGCAGCATTTGCTTTCATAGTAAAATATGTATTGAGGAGCATTGCCACAGAATATAGTAAAAGTGAGTAA
- the LOC127071087 gene encoding transmembrane protein 98-like isoform X2: MLYVNYMFIIIVVAVALGALAAVFLGALLVLLVICRRQRCYYNQKDSPDLSSDLLEGENNPGLGLGTWESEEWLAGAERWVDDATGLAPPCIAVLRSCHALAASLTAIAGTVNSNTVPLEIVDVARRIPPRVDDVVRSLYPPLDARLLEARVAALVLAVTHLALVTKHGVPKSQARKLTFIDQALNDMDSHLLILRNAALAQEAVCSIPASTSV; encoded by the exons ATGTTATATGTCAATTAcatgtttataattattg tagtagcagtagcactTGGCGCGCTTGCTGCTGTTTTTCTTGGTGCTCTCTTGGTACTCCTTGTCATTTGTCGTAGACAACGTTGTTATTAT aatcaAAAAGATTCGCCAGATCTCAGTTCTGATTTGTTAGAAGGAGAGAATAATCCTGGATTAGGTTTGGGTACTTGGGAAAGCGAAGAATGGCTCGCTGGTGCTGAaag aTGGGTTGACGATGCTACTGGCTTAGCACCTCCTTGTATCGCGGTACTTCGTTCTTGTCATGCTTTGGCAGCAAGTCTTACTGCTATTGCAGGAACAGTGAATAGTAATACAGTACCATTGGAAATAGTAGAC gTTGCTAGAAGGATTCCACCTCGTGTTGATGACGTAGTTCGAAGTTTATATCCACCTTTGGATGCAAGACTATTGGAAGCCAGAGTAGCTGCATTGGTATTAGCTGTTACTCATTTAGCATTAGTGACTAAACATGGTGTTCCCAAAAGTCAAGCTAGAAAATTAACATTCATAGATCAGGCATTGAACGACATGGATTCacatttgttaattttaagaAATGCTGCGTTAGCGCAAGAGGCTGTATGTTCTATCCCAGCTTCTACATCggtctaa